The Haloarcula limicola genomic sequence GCGCCATGTACGCGAAGGCGACTACGGTCCACCACCGCCGACTCGTCCGCTGGGCGTCGCTCTCCTGCGTCGTCTCGCCCTCTCGCGCGACGGCGGTCTCGCCCATACGTGTGGCTCAGACCACAGGTGGAAAAATATTTTGTATCCAGTTACACAATTCTCTCTCATGGCGACCGACAGGCTGCGCGAGCACCTCGAAGCCTTCGGCCTCTCGGCGAAGGAGATCGAGGCGTATCTGGCCGTCCTCAGGGCGGGCGAGGCCACGACGAGCGAGGTGTCGCGGGCCGCCGACGTCTCGCAGGGGTACGTCTACGAACTGGCGGGCGCGCTGACCGAGCGGGGGCTGGTGACGATCGACGAGACGGCGAGCCCGACTGTCCTGCGGGCGCGCCCGCCCGAGGAGGCGATGGGGTCGTTCGCCTCCCGACTGGAGGAGGTCCGCGAGAGCGTCGAGGCGCTGTACACCGAACCCGCCGCCGAGACGGGGACCGTCGAAGTCGTCCACTCGCGGCCGACGGTCAGGAAGCGCGCCGAGCGCTACCTCCGGGAGGCCGAGCAGGAGGCGTTTCTCGTCCTCCCCGCACCCGAGGTGGCGCATCTGCAAGATGCCCTCGCGGCCGCCCGGGAACGCGGCGTCTTCGTCTACGTGCTGGCGGTCGCGCCGCTCACCGAGGACGCGCTCGACCGCGACTGGGCGGCGTGTGCCGACGTCGTCCGGACGTGGGACGCCACCCCGCCGGCGTTCGTCCTCGTCGACGAGACGACGGGGCTCATCGGCTCGCACGGCATCCTCTCGGGCCGGCACGGCGAGGAGTACGCGGTGGCGTTCGCACAGCGCGAGATCGCCAGCGGACTGCTGGGAAACACCGTCGCCAACTTCTGGCCGATGGGCGAGGACCGCTACGTCACCGACCCCGACCCGCTGCCGACGACCTACGACCATTTGCGGACGGCCGCGACCAACGCGGCGCTCCACCGGGCGGCCGGGCGGGACCTGCTGGCGGACGTGACGCTCCGGGACCTAGACGACGAGGAAGTGCGCTACGAGCGGGTGCCGGTCGTCGCGGTGCGACAGAACCTCGTCGGCGACCCGAACAACGACTTCCCCTTCGAGAACAACATCGTCTTCGAGACGCCCGACGGTCGCGTGGCCGCCGGCAACGCCGGCGGGGGGATCAGCCCGTTTTACGAAGGGTATGGCGCGACTGTAGTCACGCTCTACGGCGATTAACTCGGTAACGAGTGGGTTTAGGGTATTCCGGCCGTCGGCCGTAAAATGGCCGAAACTGTCTGGTTAAACGATTGGAACAATATTTAGAGACACATTAGTAACGCACCCCGGGGTATTGTACCCAATCGATGTCTGAGGATAGACTGACACGCTCCTCGGCGTACAGCAGACGGCAGTTCGTAGGGGGACTGGCCTCGCTACTTGCGGCCGCGACGTTCTCGCGCGAAGTCTCGGCCGCGACGGCGGAGCCGGTGACTTCGGGGGACGACGCGGCGACCCAGACGGTCACGTCGCCGGACGACTCCATCGCGGTCACGGTGGACGTCGGCGACGGCGTCCCGACCTACAGCGTCTCGGTCGACGGGACCACCTACGTGACGCCGTCCGAACTCGGCTTCGACTTCCAGAACCAGCAGGCCTTCGGCGCGAGCGCCGACGGGGACGGGACGGCCCTGACGGTCTCCGGCAGCGAGCGCGGGTCCGAGGTGGAGCGGTGGGACCCCATCTGGGACCAGTACGACAGCGTTCGCGAGGAGTACAACTACCTCCGGGTGGGACTCGAAGAGGAGGCGATTCCGGGTCGGCGGGCGACGCTCGAACTCCGCGTCTTCGACGACGGACTGGGCTTCCGGATCGTCTTCCCCGAGGTATTCGGTGACGGCGAGGGTAACTTCGTCATCACGTCGGAGAACACCGCGTTCAACTTCGCCGACGACTACACAAGTTGGTGGATCGAGAACCGCTTCGCCCAACCGGAGGGCGAACCGGGCCGCTTCGAGGCGGAGTACCAGGAGACGCCGCTCAGCGAGATCGCGTCGGACACCGAAGAGCAGATTCCGGGCGGGGCCCCGACGCGCGAAGGCGCGCACACGCCGCTGACGATGGAGGCCGACGACGTCTACCTGAGCGTCCACGAGGCCGACCTGACCGACTACGCGACGCTCTCCATCGCGCCCGACGGCGAGGGCGGGACCGACTTCTCGGCGGAGCTGGCACCGCTGCCCGACGGGACGAGAGTCTCGGCGGAAGCGCCCCACGTGACGCCGTGGCGGACCGTGCAGGTGGGTTCGACCCCCGGCGACCTCGTCGAATCGTCGCTCATCCCGCTGTTGAACGACGACCTGAACGAGGATGCCCTGCCAGCCGACGGTGACACGGACTGGATCGAGCCCAAGAAGTACGTCGGCATCTGGTGGCTGATGATCGCTGGCAGCGCGAACTGGCAGTACAAGACCGACGAGGAGATACAGAGCAGCGGCAACAACCCGGCGAGCTACATCCACGGGGCCCGCACCGAGCGGATGAAGCGCTACCTCGCGTTCGCCAGCCAGAACAGTATCGATAGCGTCCTCGCCGAGGGATGGAACCAGGGCTGGGACACCTATCCCGGCGACGGCACGGGCCTGGAGATGGGCGTCGACGACTCCTATCCCGACTTCGACCTCTTCGAGATCACCGACTACGGGGCGAACTTAGACCCCGCGACCGAGTTCACGATCCACAACGAGACCGCCGGGAACGTCGTCAACTACGAGGAGCAGATCCGAGACGGCATCTTCGCCGGCTACGACGGCGAAGGCATCCACTCCATCAAGAACGGCTACGTCTCGAACCGCGGCCTCGGCTTCGAGGGCGACGGCTCGTTCGCGACGCACAACCACCACAGCCAGCTGGCGGTCAACCACCACGAGTTCGTCGCCCGCGAGGCGATGGCCAACCGCCAGCTGCTCGAGCGCCACGAGGCCGACAAGCCGACCGGCAAGCACCGAACCTACCCCAACCGCGCGGCGACGGAGACGGTCAAGGCACAGGAGTACGACGGGTTCGGTGCCCTCGGCTCCGACGTGGACGAGGACCACCACGTCACCCTGCCCTTCACCCGGATGCTCGCCGGCCCGATGAGCTACCAGCCCGGGATCTTCGACATCACGTTCAACGACTCGACGGGCGGGCGCATCCAGACGACGCGCGCGAAGCAACTCGCCATGTACCCGACGTACCACGCCGGGCTCCAGATGGCCGCCGACCGCATCGAGGCGTACGTCAGCCCCGAGTTCGAGGTCGGCGAGCTGTTACAGGCCACCTCGGGCGAACTCGACGGAATGATAACGGCCGACGACTGGCGCAACGCCTTCGGCGGCCACTACGTCCCCGTCGACCCCAACAGCGAACCCTCGGGCGCGTCGGTCTCCTTCACCGTCCGTGACGTGCCCGAGGCGGGCGAGTACGACCTCCACCTGCGCTACGCCAGCGACGCCGAGGAGAACGCCCAGCGCGTGAAGGATGCCGGCGGGCCGCAGGCGACGCTCTCGGTCGACGGCGACGAGCGGCCCATCAACCCGGATTTCACCGAGTACTGGGACCAGTGGGAGGTCTTCACGACGACCGTCTCGCTCTCGGAAGGCGACAACACCGTCGCCGTCGAACTGAACTACGAGGACTCCGGCGGCTCCTTCGAGGGCGACGTCGGCGGGTTCAACCTCAACACGGTCGCCGTCACCGAGACCGGCGAGCCCTCGCCAATTCCAGCCGAGTTCGTCGGCTACGCGCCGGAGCACGAGAACTTCGACACCGTGCCGGAGTTCGACTTCCTCGAGGCCGTCCCGGCCGGCGGCTGGGACGACACCGAAGTCGTCGACGCCGCCATCGCCGACTACTCCGTCACCGCTCGGGCGAAAGGCGACGAGTGGTTCCTCGGCGCGATGACCGACGAGGAGGGCCGCGCCATCGACGTGCCGCTCTCCTTCCTCAGCCCCGGCGACGGCGCGGAGAAGGGGCGCGGCAACGGCCGCGGAAACGGAAAGAACCAGTGCAGTCCGGGTAACGGCCGCGGTCCCGGCAACGGAAACGGCCGAGGCCCGAAGGGCCCGAAGTACGTCGCCGAGATCTACACCGACGGCATCGGCGCGGGCAGCGCGGCCGACGCCACCGAGGTCGAGATCTCCGAGGCCGTCGTCGACCCGAGCACGACGCTGCTCGCCTCGATGGCCCAGTCCGGCGGGACCGCGGTCCGGTTCCGCCGCGCCGAGGGCCGCGAGATCCGGGACCTCCCCGAGTACGAGCGCCCGACCCAGGAGTTCGATGTCTCAATCGACGCGGACCCGTACGTGCAGGAACCGTTCATCACCGCCACCGGCGAGAACGACAGCGCCTTCATCGGCGGGACGAACGTCGAGCTCGTCGTCGACGGCGAGGTCGTCTCGAACACGAACGTCCGCCTGCCCCCGAACTCCTCGGGCGTGACCGTCGAGTTCGATTACACGATCGATTCGCCCGGCGACTACGACGTGGTCGTCCAACGGGCAGACGGCACGGTGCTGGCCAGTTCGTCGGTGACGGTGCAGCCGCCGGAGACGGTCGCCGACATCACCGACCCCGACGACGACGACTACGGTCCGGGTTCGTACACCTATCCGACCAACAGCGCGTTCCAGCCGGAGGCGTTCGACCTGCGTTCGTTCACGGTCAACCAGACGCCGAGCTTCCAGCAGTACGCCTTTAAGGTGGAGAACCTCACCGACACTTTCAATAGCGGTCGGTTCTCCCCGCAGATGTTCGTCTGCTGGATCCGCGACCCCGAGAAGAGCGGCGGGTCGACCACCAGCCTCGACGACCTCGGCGCGAACGTCGAGTTCGAGGAGGAGTGGCACTACCGACTCCGCGTCGACGGCTTCAACCTCGATCTCGTCAACGCCAACGGCGGCGCGGTGCTCGACGACGACGGGAACGCAGTCACGCCGCGGGTCGCCACCGACCTCGAGGACGGCACGGTGACGCTCGGCGTCGACAGCGAGGCCTTCGACGGCGCGGACGCCGCCGACCTGGAGGTCGTGCCGATGGTCCAGTCCGAGGACCGCGGGACGCTCCGCCCGGTCGACGTCACTAACGCGGATTACGTCTTCGGCGGCGCGAAGGAAGGGGCAGTCGACAACGCACCGCTCGTCATGGACCTCATCACGCCCGAGGGCGTCGACCAGACCGACGCGCTGGCGTACTCCGACAGCGAAAAGGCGACGCTACCGTTCGTGTCGCTCGGCGAGTAACCGCTCGTAGAATCTCTCTCTGTCTCTCTTCTCCATTCTCTATTTTCCGACCGTCAGCGCTCGCTACTGTGCGCTTTCGCCCGACTCGACGGCGGCCATCGCCGATTCGAGCGTGAATCGTCCCTCGTAGAGCGCGCTCCCGACGACGACGGCCGCTGCGCCCGCGTCTTCGAGCGCCAGCACGTCCTCGACGGTCGCGACGCCGCCGCTGGCGACGACGGGGATGTCGACGGCCTCGACGAGCCGCCGGACGGGATCGGTCCGGACCCCTTCCAACTGCCCCTCGACGTCCACGTCGGTGAAGAGGATGCCGCCGGCACCCAACTCCTCGTAGCGCGCCGCGGCTTCCGCGGGGTCCAGTCCGGTGCCCTCGGTCCACCCCGAGACGACGACCTCTCCCTCTTTGGCGTCGAGGCTGACGAGGACGCTCTCGGGGTGCTCCTCGCTTATCTCGGCGACGATGTCGGGGTTCTCGACGGCGGCGGTGCCGAGGATGACGCGGTCGACGCCCCGGTCTAAGAGCGAGACGGCGTCTTCGGCGGTGCGGATACCCCCGCCCAACTGCACCGCCACGTCGTCGCCGACGGCCGAGAGCACGGCGTCGATGGCGTCGGCGTTCTCGCGCTCGCCCTCGAACGCGCCGTCGAGGTCGACGAGGTGGAGCGTGCGCGCGCCCGCCTCGACCCACCGCTGTGCGGCCTCGACGGGGTCGCCGTACGTCTTCTCGGTGCCGCGCTCGCCGCCCACCAGCTGGACGACCTGTCCGTCCTGCATGTCGACGGCCGGGACCACCTCGAACTCGGGAAACATGGCCGAGGCTGGGACGGCGGCCGGCGAAAGCGTGTCGGTCCGCGCATCTGTCTGGACCGCCTCTCGTGAGAGACCGAGTCGCGCGCTGGTCGTATTTAGTCAAGCGACAGAGATTGCGAACAGCCAGAAAGCCCCCACGCTCTCAGCTCCCGCGGCTCGCTGCGCGCGCTTCGCGTGCTTGCTTCACCGGGGTTCGCTGAGAGCGCGGCCCCTTTCAGTCCCGCCCATGCCGGCTGACCAACCGGCGTCGGGTGGTACTGAAAGGGGTGTTGTCGGCGCTACGCGCCGACTGCTCGGGAGACCAAGGGTCTCCCGGTGGCTGGCTGAACGACGTTCACAAGAGCGAAGCTCTTGTGCAGCCCATCAGAAATCTCTGATTTCTGAGGACGGCGGACGACGCAAGGACCGCAACGCAGTGAGGACCGTCGTTCGAGAGAGCGTTGCTCTCTCGTGATCACGAAAGACCAGCGGTCTTTCGGACGACAGCGAGGCCCCCGAGTTCAGCCAGGGCGAGAGCGAAGCTCTCGCGGGCAATCGGAAGCTTCGCTTCCGATGACAGCCGGGGCTTTCTGGCTCTGAGAACCAACAACTGCTAAAGTAAACACTGCCCGTGCGCCGGCGGGGGAACCCTTATACTTGGCCCTCATCATCGAGGCACATGGCAGATAGTGGGTCCGCACCGTCGGGACTCGAATCGCTCCTGTTCGGCGAACGAGCCGACCTGTATCGTCGGTTCGTCCGCGCGACGGGCGCGATCACGGCGGTTCTGGTGCTCGTCTACGCGGTCGCACGGGCGGGAGTGGTGGGCCTCGGTGCGGGGCTGACGGGGGCTCTCGGGACGGCAGCGGGCGTCGCCGTGGCGGTCTTCGTCCTCGCGGGACTCGTGGAGTTCGTCGTCCTCGGGCGGGTCTACCAGCGAGGCACGACCGAAGTGGCACAGACGGCCGCCGAACTCGAAGCCGCCGCCGAGCGGTTGGAAGAGACCGCCGAGGAACTGGAGGAGACCGCCGACACCGTCGAGGACGCCGCGGAGACGGTCGACGAGGCCGCCGAGGACGTGGAGCGAACCGCCGGGGACGTCGAGGAGGCCGCCGAGTGGGCGGGGGCCGACGACGCCGCCGATCGGGTGACCGAGGCGACCGAACGGGCCGAGACGGCCAAAGAGCGGACTACCGACGCGAAGGAGACCGCGGAGACGGCCACGGCCGAGGCCGAAGCCGCCAGAGCGACCGCGAACGAGGTCGAGGAGACGGCTGCCGAGCGACGCGAGCGACTGGGGAACGCGGCCGACGACGAGAGCGACGACGGCGAACGGTAGTTCCGAATCCGCAGGCCGCTGTCGGTAGCCTTTAACGGCCGGCGGGGCTGGGAACCGTATGGTCGAGTTGTTATTTCTCGTCGGCTTAGCCGTCGCCGTCTTCGTCGGATTCAACATCGGGGGGTCCTCGACCGGCGTCGCCTTCGGCCCGGCCGTCGGGAGCGACACCATCTCGAAGACGACGGCCGCCGGGCTGATGACCGGGTTCGCGCTGCTGGGCGGCGCGACCGTCGGCACGGAGGTCATCGAGACGATGGGCGGCCGCATCGTCCCCAGCGACCAGTTCACGCTCCTAGCGAGCGTCACGGTCCTCTTCTTCGTCGGGCTCGCCCTGCTGGTCTCGAACCTCTTCGGCGTCCCCGCCTCGACGTCGATGACGGCCGTCGGGGCCATCGCCGGGCTGGGCGTCGCCAGCGGCACGATCGACTGGGAGGTGATGGGCCGCATCGTCTCGTGGTGGCTGGTCGCCCCCATCGTCGCCTTCTGGCTGTCGGCGGTCGTCGGCCGGTACCTCTACCCCCATCTGGCGGCCCGCATCGTCTTCGAGACCGACGATCCGGGAACGTCTCGACGGGAGCGAGTCGGGCAGTTCCTCGTGGTCGCGATCGGCTGTTACATGGCGTTCTCGGCGGGCGCGTCGAACGTCGCCAACGCCGTCGCGCCGCTGGTCGGGAGCGGCGAACTCGACCTGTACCCGGGCGTCGCGCTCGCCGGGGCCGCGATCGGCCTCGGCGCGTTCACCATCGCCCGCCGCACCCTCGACACCGTCGGCAACGACCTCACCGAACTCCCGATACTCGCGGCGCTCATCGTCGAGACGGTGAGCGCGACGATCATCAGCCTGCTGTCGCTGGCCGGCATCCCCGCCAGCCTCGCCGTCTCGGCGACGATGTGCGTCGTCGGGCTGGGGTGGGGCCGGGCGACTCGGACCACGCGGTTGGCCGACGCGGCCGGTGCCGCGGTCTCGGGAACGGCCGCCGGCGGGAGCGGCGGTACGGGCGTCTCGGTCAGCGCGCTCAACGTCGACGCCGAAGAGAACCCCGCGTCCTCGGGGTCCGGCGAGAAGAACCCGGTCGCCAAAATCGGCGAAGAGGACCCCGAGTCGGTGACGACCGCCGCGGACCTGTTCGACCCCTCCGCGACCGGCCGCGTCGTGATGCTGTGGATACTGACGCCGACTATCTCGGCGGTGGCGTCGTATCTCGTCTTCCAGTACGTCCTCTGAACGCGCGAGGCGGTACCCTTTACCGGCCGCCCGACCTGCGTACCGTATGGTAGAGGTCCTCTTCGCGCTCGGACTCGTCGTCGCCGTCTTCGTCGGATTCAACATCGGGGGGTCCTCGACCGGCGTCGCCTTCGGCCCGGCCGTCGGGAGCGAGACCCTCTCGAAGCTCTCGGCGGCGGCGCTGATGACCGTCTTCGCGCTGGCCGGCGGCTTGCTTGTCGGCCCGGCCGTCGTCGAGAGCCTGGGCAGCGACCTCGTCGAAACGGCGTTCTCGCCGCTCATCAGCATCGTGGTCCTCTTCTTCATCGGGGTCGCGCTGTTCCTCTCGAACGTCGTCGGCGTCCCCGCCTCGACGTCGATGACGGCCGTCGGGGCCATCGCCGGGCTGGGCCTGGCCGAACAGACGCTCAACGGCGGCCTGATGCTGGAGATCGTCTCGTGGTGGCTCGTCTCGCCCATCGTCGCCTTCTGGGTCAGCGGCGTCATCGGCCGGTACTTCTACCCGACGCTGGTCGAGTGGTTCGCCGTCTCCCAGAGCGAGGGATCGCTGCTCGTGATGGACTACTCGGGTGCGATCCCGCGCCCCCGACTCGGCGAGCACACGACCCAGCGGGAGTTCGTCGGGACGGCCGTCGTCGTCGGTATCGGCTGTTACATGGCGTTCTCGGCGGGCGCGTCGAACGTCGCCAACGCCGTCGCGCCACTGGTCGGCAACGGCTCGCTGGAGATGTACCCGGCCATCGCGCTCGGGGGCGCGGCCATCGGCCTCGGCGCGTTCACCATCGCCCGGCGGACGATGGATACCGTCGGCAACGACCTCACCGACCTGCCGCTCGTGGCGGCCATCGTCGTCGCCACCGTCTCCTCGACCATCGTCACGTTCCTCTCGGCGCTCGGTATCCCCGCGAGTTTCGTCATCATCGCCACGATGAGTATCGTCGGGCTCGGATGGGGACGGGCGACCCGGACGACCCAACTCTCCGAGTCGGTGCGGGAGGCGTCGACCGCGCCCGTCGAGTCCCTCGCGGCCGACGACGCGCCCACTGTCGGCGGCGAGACGAGTTCCGGGCCCAAACTGCGCGAATCCGAACGAGGCGAGACGCTCCGGGAGGACGTCCCGTCGGCCTCGGACCTCTTCGAACCCGGCACGACGGCCCGCGTCATCTTCCTCCAGAACGTCGTCCCCTCGATCGCGACGGTGGCCGCCTACCTCGTCTTTCGCTTCCTTCCTGTCACGTGACACCGCCGCCGTCTCTCACAATCGTTCACGGTTCGTTCCCGAAGGGCAAAGTCTAACAAGTCGGGGTTCGAACCCGACAGGTGATGCCCACGGTAGAGTACCTTAACTACGAAGTAGTGGACGACAACGGCTGGGACATGTACGAGGACGACGTCTTCAGCGAGGCCGACGACCTCGGTCTCGACGACGAAGACTACGGAACGCTCGACGTCAACGAGGGCGAGTACATCCTCGAAGCGGCGGAGGCACAGGGCTACGACTGGCCCTTCTCGTGCCGCGCCGGTGCCTGTGCGAACTGCGCTGCCATCGTCCTCGAGGGCGAGATCGACATGGACATGCAGCAGATCCTCTCCGACGAGGAGGTCGAGGAGAAGAACGTCCGACTGACCTGCATCGGTAGCGCCGACACCGACGAGGTCAGAATCGTCTACAACGCCAAGCACCTCGACTACCTGCAGAACCGCGTCATATAAGGCCGTTCTGCGGTCTTTCCGCCGTTTCGCCGCGTCGTAAACTGACCGCGTAGCGGACGCTGTACCGTCTCGACCGCCGCTTTTCGTCCGCTTTCGCCCGCCAGAACGCCCGGCCCGCCGGTCCCACCGGAACAATTAGGGTGGTTCACGTCACACTGCGATGCGTGTTGGGGTCGATACCGGACCTGTTGCGGCTGTTCGCGGTGCCGGTGTTCGGGTGGGCGGCCTACCGCGACGTGAAGACGCGACGGGTGCCGAATCGGACGTGGGTACCGCTGGCGGCGCTGGCCGTCGTCTTGCTCGCCTGGGACAGCTATGCCGTGCTCACCGGGCCGACGAGCGGACAGGCCTTCCTGATTCGGGTCGCGATCAGCCTCGGATTCGTCGCGCCGCTGGCCTACGGTTTCTGGCTCATCGGCGGGTTCGGCGGGGCCGACGCGAAGGCGTTCATGCTGATCGCGGTCCTCTTTCCGGTCTACCCCGTTTACTACCTCCCGACGGCGGCGCTGCCGCTCGAACCCTCGACGCTCGGCGTCTTCTCGCTGACCGTCCTCTCGAACACGGTGGTCGCCGGGCTGTTCTACCCGCTCGGCGTCGCGGCCACGAACCTCGCGCAGGGACGGTTCTCGCCGGCGATGTTCATCGGGAAGCCGGTCGCCGTCGAGGAACTGCCCGAGGAGTACGGCCGACTGCTCGAAACCACCGCGGGGTTCACCCGGAGCGGCTTGGACTTAGACGCCCTCCGGATGTACCTCCAGTGGCGCGGCGTCACGCTCGCCGAGCTCCGGGCGGACTCCACCCGGTACCGCCACCCCGAATCGCTCCCAACTGAGCCGAACGACCCCGGCGACGGCGCGATCGTCGCCGACGGCGGCGTCTCGGCGGCAACGGAGACCCGCGACGCCGACGCGCCGAGACCGGCGGACCCGTGGGGTGCCGAGCGCTTCCTGGACGACATCGAGGGGTCGGCCTACGGTACCTCGCCCGAGCAGTTGCGCGACGGCTTAGAGCTGGTCGTCAGCGAACGGGAGGTGTGGATCTCACCCGGCATCCCCTTCCTCGTCCCGATGTTCTTCGGGCTCGTCGTGGCGCTGACCTACGGCGACGTGCTGTTTTCGCTGCTCGCCGTCGTCGGGCTGGCCTGACGACGACAAAAGACCTATTTCGGGCTGTGGCCAGCGTTAGAGTATGACCGACGTGACGCTGGCGTTCGACGAGCAGGAGTACCTCCCGGCGGTCGCACAGGACGCCGACTCCGGCGAGGTGCTGATGCTCGCCTACGTCACCGAGGAGGCGCTCGCACGGACCCGCGAGACCGGCTACGCGCACTACTACTCCCGGAGCCGGGACGAACTCTGGAAGAAGGGCGGCACCAGCGGGCACACCCAGGA encodes the following:
- a CDS encoding TrmB family transcriptional regulator, coding for MATDRLREHLEAFGLSAKEIEAYLAVLRAGEATTSEVSRAADVSQGYVYELAGALTERGLVTIDETASPTVLRARPPEEAMGSFASRLEEVRESVEALYTEPAAETGTVEVVHSRPTVRKRAERYLREAEQEAFLVLPAPEVAHLQDALAAARERGVFVYVLAVAPLTEDALDRDWAACADVVRTWDATPPAFVLVDETTGLIGSHGILSGRHGEEYAVAFAQREIASGLLGNTVANFWPMGEDRYVTDPDPLPTTYDHLRTAATNAALHRAAGRDLLADVTLRDLDDEEVRYERVPVVAVRQNLVGDPNNDFPFENNIVFETPDGRVAAGNAGGGISPFYEGYGATVVTLYGD
- a CDS encoding glycoside hydrolase family 97 catalytic domain-containing protein, which translates into the protein MSEDRLTRSSAYSRRQFVGGLASLLAAATFSREVSAATAEPVTSGDDAATQTVTSPDDSIAVTVDVGDGVPTYSVSVDGTTYVTPSELGFDFQNQQAFGASADGDGTALTVSGSERGSEVERWDPIWDQYDSVREEYNYLRVGLEEEAIPGRRATLELRVFDDGLGFRIVFPEVFGDGEGNFVITSENTAFNFADDYTSWWIENRFAQPEGEPGRFEAEYQETPLSEIASDTEEQIPGGAPTREGAHTPLTMEADDVYLSVHEADLTDYATLSIAPDGEGGTDFSAELAPLPDGTRVSAEAPHVTPWRTVQVGSTPGDLVESSLIPLLNDDLNEDALPADGDTDWIEPKKYVGIWWLMIAGSANWQYKTDEEIQSSGNNPASYIHGARTERMKRYLAFASQNSIDSVLAEGWNQGWDTYPGDGTGLEMGVDDSYPDFDLFEITDYGANLDPATEFTIHNETAGNVVNYEEQIRDGIFAGYDGEGIHSIKNGYVSNRGLGFEGDGSFATHNHHSQLAVNHHEFVAREAMANRQLLERHEADKPTGKHRTYPNRAATETVKAQEYDGFGALGSDVDEDHHVTLPFTRMLAGPMSYQPGIFDITFNDSTGGRIQTTRAKQLAMYPTYHAGLQMAADRIEAYVSPEFEVGELLQATSGELDGMITADDWRNAFGGHYVPVDPNSEPSGASVSFTVRDVPEAGEYDLHLRYASDAEENAQRVKDAGGPQATLSVDGDERPINPDFTEYWDQWEVFTTTVSLSEGDNTVAVELNYEDSGGSFEGDVGGFNLNTVAVTETGEPSPIPAEFVGYAPEHENFDTVPEFDFLEAVPAGGWDDTEVVDAAIADYSVTARAKGDEWFLGAMTDEEGRAIDVPLSFLSPGDGAEKGRGNGRGNGKNQCSPGNGRGPGNGNGRGPKGPKYVAEIYTDGIGAGSAADATEVEISEAVVDPSTTLLASMAQSGGTAVRFRRAEGREIRDLPEYERPTQEFDVSIDADPYVQEPFITATGENDSAFIGGTNVELVVDGEVVSNTNVRLPPNSSGVTVEFDYTIDSPGDYDVVVQRADGTVLASSSVTVQPPETVADITDPDDDDYGPGSYTYPTNSAFQPEAFDLRSFTVNQTPSFQQYAFKVENLTDTFNSGRFSPQMFVCWIRDPEKSGGSTTSLDDLGANVEFEEEWHYRLRVDGFNLDLVNANGGAVLDDDGNAVTPRVATDLEDGTVTLGVDSEAFDGADAADLEVVPMVQSEDRGTLRPVDVTNADYVFGGAKEGAVDNAPLVMDLITPEGVDQTDALAYSDSEKATLPFVSLGE
- the hisA gene encoding 1-(5-phosphoribosyl)-5-[(5-phosphoribosylamino)methylideneamino]imidazole-4-carboxamide isomerase produces the protein MFPEFEVVPAVDMQDGQVVQLVGGERGTEKTYGDPVEAAQRWVEAGARTLHLVDLDGAFEGERENADAIDAVLSAVGDDVAVQLGGGIRTAEDAVSLLDRGVDRVILGTAAVENPDIVAEISEEHPESVLVSLDAKEGEVVVSGWTEGTGLDPAEAAARYEELGAGGILFTDVDVEGQLEGVRTDPVRRLVEAVDIPVVASGGVATVEDVLALEDAGAAAVVVGSALYEGRFTLESAMAAVESGESAQ
- a CDS encoding inorganic phosphate transporter, which encodes MVELLFLVGLAVAVFVGFNIGGSSTGVAFGPAVGSDTISKTTAAGLMTGFALLGGATVGTEVIETMGGRIVPSDQFTLLASVTVLFFVGLALLVSNLFGVPASTSMTAVGAIAGLGVASGTIDWEVMGRIVSWWLVAPIVAFWLSAVVGRYLYPHLAARIVFETDDPGTSRRERVGQFLVVAIGCYMAFSAGASNVANAVAPLVGSGELDLYPGVALAGAAIGLGAFTIARRTLDTVGNDLTELPILAALIVETVSATIISLLSLAGIPASLAVSATMCVVGLGWGRATRTTRLADAAGAAVSGTAAGGSGGTGVSVSALNVDAEENPASSGSGEKNPVAKIGEEDPESVTTAADLFDPSATGRVVMLWILTPTISAVASYLVFQYVL
- a CDS encoding inorganic phosphate transporter, with the translated sequence MVEVLFALGLVVAVFVGFNIGGSSTGVAFGPAVGSETLSKLSAAALMTVFALAGGLLVGPAVVESLGSDLVETAFSPLISIVVLFFIGVALFLSNVVGVPASTSMTAVGAIAGLGLAEQTLNGGLMLEIVSWWLVSPIVAFWVSGVIGRYFYPTLVEWFAVSQSEGSLLVMDYSGAIPRPRLGEHTTQREFVGTAVVVGIGCYMAFSAGASNVANAVAPLVGNGSLEMYPAIALGGAAIGLGAFTIARRTMDTVGNDLTDLPLVAAIVVATVSSTIVTFLSALGIPASFVIIATMSIVGLGWGRATRTTQLSESVREASTAPVESLAADDAPTVGGETSSGPKLRESERGETLREDVPSASDLFEPGTTARVIFLQNVVPSIATVAAYLVFRFLPVT
- the fer gene encoding ferredoxin Fer, with amino-acid sequence MPTVEYLNYEVVDDNGWDMYEDDVFSEADDLGLDDEDYGTLDVNEGEYILEAAEAQGYDWPFSCRAGACANCAAIVLEGEIDMDMQQILSDEEVEEKNVRLTCIGSADTDEVRIVYNAKHLDYLQNRVI
- a CDS encoding A24 family peptidase, translating into MLGSIPDLLRLFAVPVFGWAAYRDVKTRRVPNRTWVPLAALAVVLLAWDSYAVLTGPTSGQAFLIRVAISLGFVAPLAYGFWLIGGFGGADAKAFMLIAVLFPVYPVYYLPTAALPLEPSTLGVFSLTVLSNTVVAGLFYPLGVAATNLAQGRFSPAMFIGKPVAVEELPEEYGRLLETTAGFTRSGLDLDALRMYLQWRGVTLAELRADSTRYRHPESLPTEPNDPGDGAIVADGGVSAATETRDADAPRPADPWGAERFLDDIEGSAYGTSPEQLRDGLELVVSEREVWISPGIPFLVPMFFGLVVALTYGDVLFSLLAVVGLA
- the hisI gene encoding phosphoribosyl-AMP cyclohydrolase: MTDVTLAFDEQEYLPAVAQDADSGEVLMLAYVTEEALARTRETGYAHYYSRSRDELWKKGGTSGHTQEIEEVRVDCDGDALLYLVDQSGGACHTGYESCFYRTVDGEEVGEQVFDPDDVY